In Arthrobacter sp. CDRTa11, one DNA window encodes the following:
- a CDS encoding isoprenyl transferase yields MELPGFLYGVYERRLLRDLSGGRIPEHIGVMVDGNRRWARQFNAPTSQGHQAGADKIHEFLGWCQELGVKVVTLYMLSTDNMNRSSEELDLLMGIIANTLDRLDEDVNISVHAMGAPELLPDYLAERLNKLTARTPVREKIHVNVAVGYGGRREIVDAVRELLHDAVAKGTDITTLADNLCVDDISRFLYTRGQPDPDLVIRTSGEQRLSGFLMWQSAYSEFYFCEALWPAFRKVDFLRALRDYAGRQRRFGA; encoded by the coding sequence GTGGAATTGCCAGGGTTCCTTTACGGCGTCTACGAGCGCAGGCTGCTCAGGGACCTCTCCGGAGGCCGCATCCCTGAACACATCGGCGTAATGGTGGACGGCAACAGGCGCTGGGCCAGGCAGTTCAACGCACCCACCAGCCAGGGCCACCAGGCCGGAGCGGACAAGATCCATGAGTTCCTGGGCTGGTGCCAGGAACTGGGCGTCAAGGTGGTGACGCTTTACATGCTGTCCACGGACAACATGAACAGGTCCAGCGAAGAACTCGACCTCCTCATGGGGATCATTGCCAACACCCTTGACCGGCTCGACGAGGACGTGAACATCTCCGTCCACGCGATGGGTGCCCCCGAGTTGCTCCCCGACTACCTGGCCGAGCGGCTCAACAAACTCACAGCCCGCACGCCGGTGCGGGAAAAGATCCATGTCAATGTGGCGGTGGGATACGGCGGCCGCCGCGAAATCGTTGATGCCGTCCGGGAACTGCTGCATGACGCCGTCGCCAAAGGGACCGACATCACCACCCTGGCGGACAACCTGTGCGTCGACGACATATCCCGCTTTCTCTACACCAGGGGCCAGCCGGATCCGGACCTCGTCATCAGGACCTCGGGGGAGCAGCGGCTCTCCGGCTTCCTGATGTGGCAAAGCGCGTACAGCGAGTTCTATTTCTGCGAGGCCCTCTGGCCCGCATTCCGCAAGGTGGACTTCCTCCGCGCGCTCCGCGACTATGCAGGCAGGCAGCGCCGCTTCGGAGCCTGA
- a CDS encoding DUF4307 domain-containing protein codes for MTSQDQPALPPPADTSLTNRYGSQKPRLSPGAKRAIGITALAAGIGFMAWVSTSSATSGVTFKDIGFNVADATQAEVDFQVTREPGTAVNCAVKALDSKFAVVGWKVVDIPPGQPDGTADNGRTASQRVVLKTESLSVSGVVDSCWVPESGSPKM; via the coding sequence GTGACGTCCCAGGATCAGCCAGCCCTTCCCCCGCCGGCAGACACTAGCCTAACCAATCGTTATGGCAGCCAAAAGCCGCGGCTCTCCCCGGGGGCCAAGCGTGCCATCGGAATCACAGCACTGGCTGCAGGAATCGGTTTTATGGCGTGGGTTTCGACGTCCTCAGCCACCTCGGGAGTGACCTTCAAGGACATCGGCTTCAACGTTGCCGATGCCACCCAGGCAGAAGTGGATTTCCAGGTGACCCGGGAACCTGGCACGGCCGTCAATTGTGCGGTCAAGGCCCTGGACTCCAAGTTCGCGGTGGTGGGCTGGAAAGTGGTTGACATCCCGCCCGGCCAGCCGGATGGGACCGCGGACAACGGGCGGACCGCTTCCCAGCGGGTGGTCCTGAAAACGGAATCCCTTTCTGTCTCCGGCGTGGTGGACAGCTGCTGGGTTCCGGAGTCCGGCAGTCCGAAAATGTGA
- a CDS encoding META domain-containing protein, whose product MKLTKLLHGAAGAILMTMALGSCAGVPGADQGSPLPAAPDSSFGTETAGPDTGSPIPGPSCEGGPFGCRTFTSTEGSDASGELEWLHAQPLVVSSTFVNGTWTVGVKTPCNHMSIEVSVEGNQLIPGQTISTAMACAEPASGFESWTRELFEQTVTWELTGESLLLENGHGTVVLKDSGPSTKL is encoded by the coding sequence ATGAAGCTCACGAAACTGTTGCATGGAGCCGCAGGGGCCATCCTGATGACCATGGCTTTAGGAAGCTGCGCCGGAGTGCCGGGCGCAGATCAGGGCTCTCCCCTCCCAGCGGCACCGGATTCCAGTTTCGGGACGGAAACTGCAGGCCCGGATACGGGTTCCCCCATTCCCGGTCCAAGCTGCGAAGGCGGTCCCTTCGGGTGCCGCACGTTCACTTCCACGGAAGGCAGCGATGCCTCGGGAGAGCTGGAATGGCTCCACGCCCAACCCCTCGTCGTCTCGTCCACCTTTGTTAATGGAACCTGGACGGTGGGAGTGAAAACTCCATGCAACCACATGAGCATTGAAGTCTCTGTGGAAGGAAACCAGCTGATCCCTGGCCAGACGATTTCAACAGCCATGGCTTGCGCGGAACCGGCGAGTGGTTTTGAGTCCTGGACGCGTGAACTTTTCGAACAGACAGTGACATGGGAACTGACGGGGGAATCATTGCTGCTGGAGAACGGGCACGGCACCGTGGTCCTGAAAGACTCCGGGCCAAGTACCAAGCTTTAG
- the greA gene encoding transcription elongation factor GreA has product MSTTNSAPAAWLTQEAFDRLKAELDHLSGAGRAEIVQKIEAARQEGDLKENGGYHAAKEEQGKIEARIRQLTALLRDAHVGAAPADDGIVEPGMIVVAKIAGDEETFLLGSREIAGDSDLDVFSEKSPLGAAIVGHKEGEKLSYTAPNGKDITVEILSAKPYAA; this is encoded by the coding sequence GTGTCTACCACCAACAGCGCGCCTGCAGCCTGGCTCACCCAGGAAGCTTTTGATCGCCTGAAGGCAGAGCTGGACCACCTTTCCGGCGCAGGCCGGGCGGAGATTGTCCAGAAGATTGAAGCAGCCCGCCAAGAGGGCGACCTCAAGGAAAACGGCGGATACCACGCGGCCAAGGAGGAGCAGGGCAAGATTGAAGCCCGCATCCGCCAGCTGACAGCACTCCTGCGCGATGCCCATGTGGGGGCGGCCCCCGCCGACGACGGGATCGTCGAACCGGGAATGATTGTTGTGGCAAAAATCGCCGGCGACGAGGAGACGTTCCTTCTCGGATCCCGTGAAATCGCCGGTGATTCAGACCTCGACGTTTTCAGCGAAAAGTCTCCACTTGGTGCCGCCATTGTGGGCCACAAAGAGGGCGAGAAACTGAGCTACACCGCACCCAACGGTAAGGACATCACGGTGGAGATCCTCTCTGCCAAGCCCTACGCCGCCTAG
- the mca gene encoding mycothiol conjugate amidase Mca encodes MTASSTTSAPLRLLAVHAHPDDESSKGAATMAMYAAAGVEVMVATCTDGSRGDIQNPAVDGEPHPKRDMAGARRLEMDNAAKVLGIRQRWLGFVDSGLPEGDPLPPLPAGSFATQPLQRAAAPLIRLVRRFKPHVMISYDENGGYPHPDHIMAHRVAVEAFEAAGDPNRYQGIGEPWEPGKLYYDRAFSPERFRALHFALEEAGLQSPYAERLAAWLETDAEGHTPPPAPHPTTTQIDCGDYFEARDDALRAHRTQVDPLGFFFAVSAEMQRRAWPWEDYSLIQSRVPAHLPEKDLFAGLR; translated from the coding sequence ATGACAGCGTCCAGTACAACCTCGGCCCCGCTCCGGCTGCTCGCAGTCCACGCCCACCCCGATGACGAGTCAAGCAAGGGCGCGGCCACCATGGCCATGTACGCCGCTGCCGGGGTGGAAGTCATGGTGGCAACGTGCACCGACGGTTCGAGGGGCGATATCCAAAACCCTGCAGTGGACGGGGAGCCGCATCCCAAGCGGGACATGGCAGGTGCCAGGCGGCTTGAGATGGACAACGCCGCCAAGGTCCTGGGTATTCGGCAGCGATGGCTTGGTTTTGTGGACTCCGGACTTCCTGAGGGCGATCCCCTCCCGCCCCTGCCGGCGGGGTCCTTCGCCACCCAGCCCCTCCAGCGTGCAGCCGCGCCCCTGATACGGCTGGTCCGGCGGTTCAAGCCGCACGTCATGATCAGCTATGACGAAAATGGCGGCTACCCCCACCCTGACCACATCATGGCGCACAGGGTGGCTGTGGAAGCGTTCGAAGCGGCCGGCGATCCCAACCGCTACCAGGGAATAGGCGAGCCCTGGGAGCCCGGCAAGCTGTACTATGACCGCGCCTTCAGCCCCGAGCGGTTCCGGGCCCTGCATTTTGCCCTGGAAGAGGCAGGGCTGCAGTCTCCCTATGCTGAGCGGCTGGCGGCCTGGCTGGAAACTGATGCTGAAGGCCATACGCCGCCGCCTGCCCCGCACCCCACCACAACCCAGATTGACTGCGGCGACTACTTCGAAGCCCGCGACGACGCCCTCCGCGCGCACCGCACCCAGGTGGATCCGCTGGGCTTCTTCTTCGCTGTCTCGGCCGAGATGCAGCGCCGCGCCTGGCCATGGGAGGACTACTCCCTGATCCAGTCCCGGGTTCCGGCCCATTTGCCGGAAAAGGATCTCTTTGCGGGGCTAAGATAG
- a CDS encoding prepilin peptidase, whose protein sequence is MIRRLDELWAVTPLAFWLVLAACAYFAVMAVRLTVIDVRHHLLPNRIVFPSYAVAGVLLLASALVHVAGGPGAFQAIPEGAAGFLGVPALRVVAGGVVLWVFYFLLRLAYPPGMGFGDVKLAGVLGMYLGYLGWAHVFAGTFAAFLLGGLWSLALLVARRGTLKSSIPFGPFMLAGTAAAMLLPG, encoded by the coding sequence GTGATCCGACGACTGGACGAACTGTGGGCTGTGACTCCGCTGGCCTTCTGGCTGGTGCTGGCGGCGTGCGCCTACTTTGCGGTGATGGCGGTCCGGCTCACTGTTATCGATGTGAGGCACCATCTGCTTCCCAACAGGATTGTTTTCCCGTCCTATGCAGTGGCCGGTGTCCTGCTGCTGGCCTCCGCCCTGGTGCATGTCGCAGGGGGCCCGGGCGCGTTCCAGGCCATCCCGGAAGGTGCAGCAGGCTTCCTGGGGGTTCCTGCCCTTCGTGTAGTGGCCGGGGGAGTGGTCCTCTGGGTTTTCTACTTTCTCCTGCGCCTGGCCTATCCCCCCGGAATGGGCTTCGGCGATGTCAAACTCGCCGGGGTCCTGGGCATGTATCTGGGCTATCTGGGCTGGGCGCACGTCTTCGCCGGAACCTTCGCGGCCTTCCTGCTGGGCGGCCTCTGGAGCCTGGCCCTCCTCGTCGCCCGCCGCGGCACACTGAAGTCTTCCATTCCGTTCGGCCCGTTTATGCTCGCCGGAACCGCGGCTGCCATGCTGCTGCCGGGTTAA
- a CDS encoding rhomboid family intramembrane serine protease, translated as MFGAAGDGVPRNRETTASRAKGGLLVVGSFALVLVVIEVINMLTFHALNRTFGLRPRSLDGLLDIFTFPLLHASVNHLLSNTLPLIIFGFLVFLSGLRVFLTALAFSWLGSGLTVWLIGDGGITVGSSGLVFGLFAFLLVRGFFNRSWGQILLSIVLFMAYGGILLGALPIVAGYISWQAHLGGAAGGVIAAMLLRPRSSGTLQG; from the coding sequence ATGTTCGGCGCTGCAGGAGACGGAGTTCCCAGAAACCGTGAGACCACTGCCTCCCGGGCCAAAGGCGGGCTGCTCGTGGTGGGCAGCTTCGCCCTGGTCCTGGTGGTGATTGAAGTGATCAACATGCTCACTTTTCATGCACTGAACAGGACGTTCGGTCTTCGGCCGCGGAGCCTGGACGGCCTGCTGGACATTTTCACTTTTCCGTTGCTCCATGCGAGCGTGAACCACCTGCTCTCCAATACGTTGCCGCTGATCATTTTTGGCTTCCTGGTGTTCCTGTCAGGACTGCGCGTTTTCCTGACAGCGCTGGCATTCAGTTGGCTCGGGTCAGGCCTTACGGTGTGGCTGATCGGTGACGGTGGCATCACGGTGGGATCCTCCGGCCTCGTGTTCGGGCTGTTCGCCTTCCTTCTGGTGCGCGGTTTCTTCAACCGCAGCTGGGGGCAGATCCTGCTTTCGATCGTGCTGTTTATGGCGTACGGCGGCATCCTGCTGGGCGCGCTTCCCATCGTGGCCGGGTACATTTCCTGGCAGGCACACCTGGGTGGCGCGGCCGGCGGCGTTATCGCCGCCATGCTGCTGCGTCCCCGGAGTTCCGGGACGCTTCAGGGGTAG
- a CDS encoding PhoH family protein has translation MATSEQLPEVVSDQGEKASSRAMRATSKTGAATAAAGFAVSGREATINSFVIDTSVLLSDPRALLRFAEHDVIVPIVVISELEAKRHDPELGYFARKALRLLDDLRVKHGGLNQPIPIGDDGGTLVVEMNHISAEVLPLGFRSGDNDSRILAVAKNMANEGRNVTVVSKDLPMRVKASAMGLTADEYRNELVKDSGWTGMAEVEASEEEVSTLYGHEPVFIPAAAELPVNTGLVLLSNRGSALGRVGADKQVRLVKGDRDVFGLHGRSAEQRLAIDMLMDPAVGIVSVGGRAGTGKSALALCAGLEAVLERREHRKVIVFRPLYAVGGQELGYLPGSESEKMNPWAQAVFDTLGALVSQEVVEEVMDRGMLEVMPLTHIRGRSLHDAFVIVDEAQSLEKNVLLTVMSRIGQNSKIVLTHDVAQRDNLRVGRHDGIAAVVETLKGHPLFGHITLTRSERSPIAALVTELLEGAEV, from the coding sequence GTGGCTACTTCTGAGCAACTGCCCGAGGTCGTATCCGACCAGGGAGAGAAAGCTTCCTCTCGCGCCATGCGAGCTACCTCAAAGACCGGTGCGGCAACTGCTGCGGCCGGTTTTGCTGTCTCCGGAAGGGAAGCCACCATAAACAGCTTCGTCATTGACACCTCTGTCCTGCTCTCGGACCCCCGGGCCCTGCTGCGTTTCGCCGAGCATGACGTTATTGTTCCCATTGTTGTGATCAGCGAATTGGAGGCGAAACGGCACGATCCCGAACTCGGATACTTTGCCCGCAAGGCGCTGCGGCTGCTCGATGACCTCAGGGTCAAACACGGAGGCCTGAACCAGCCCATTCCCATTGGCGACGACGGGGGCACCCTGGTGGTGGAGATGAACCACATTTCCGCTGAGGTACTTCCACTGGGCTTCCGCAGCGGGGACAACGACAGCAGGATTCTCGCCGTTGCCAAGAACATGGCGAACGAAGGACGCAACGTTACCGTTGTCTCCAAAGACCTGCCGATGCGCGTCAAGGCCTCCGCCATGGGGCTTACTGCCGACGAGTACCGCAACGAACTGGTGAAAGACTCCGGCTGGACGGGGATGGCTGAGGTGGAAGCCAGCGAGGAAGAGGTTTCCACCCTGTACGGACACGAGCCTGTGTTCATTCCCGCCGCCGCCGAACTGCCGGTAAATACTGGCCTGGTGCTGCTCTCCAACCGCGGCTCCGCTTTGGGCCGCGTCGGAGCCGACAAGCAGGTCCGGCTGGTCAAGGGGGACCGGGACGTCTTCGGCCTGCATGGCCGGTCCGCCGAGCAAAGGCTTGCCATTGACATGCTGATGGACCCCGCGGTGGGCATCGTCTCCGTGGGCGGCCGGGCCGGAACGGGTAAATCAGCCCTGGCACTCTGTGCCGGTCTTGAAGCCGTGCTGGAACGCCGGGAACACCGGAAGGTGATTGTCTTCCGTCCCCTCTACGCCGTCGGCGGCCAGGAGCTTGGCTACCTGCCGGGCTCCGAATCGGAAAAAATGAACCCCTGGGCGCAGGCCGTCTTTGACACGCTGGGAGCGCTGGTCAGCCAGGAAGTCGTGGAGGAGGTCATGGACCGCGGCATGCTGGAAGTCATGCCGCTGACCCACATCCGCGGACGTTCCCTGCACGACGCCTTTGTGATCGTGGACGAGGCCCAGTCACTGGAGAAGAACGTCCTCCTCACCGTGATGAGCCGCATCGGCCAGAATTCAAAGATCGTCCTCACCCACGACGTCGCCCAGCGTGACAACCTGCGCGTCGGCCGGCACGACGGCATTGCCGCCGTCGTCGAAACCCTCAAAGGCCACCCGCTCTTCGGCCACATCACGCTGACCCGCTCCGAACGCTCACCCATCGCCGCCCTGGTGACGGAACTGCTCGAAGGCGCCGAAGTCTAG
- a CDS encoding GNAT family N-acetyltransferase, with the protein MTELTSIWPLFNLTLTTPRLVLRPVADQDFPAAVAAAKSGIHEPGKSPFSTPWAEAPAEELGPNMARWHWRSRAESTPESWSLILGIWHDGGLVGCQDIGAKDFGTLKTVSTGSWLKRSVQGRGLGKEMRAAVVLYAFDWLKAEVAESEAADWNAASLGVSHSLGYELNGVTRTAWGDKVEDVQKIRVTPETFNRPDWTLKVEGHDPVAKFLDIS; encoded by the coding sequence ATGACCGAGCTGACTTCCATCTGGCCCCTTTTCAACCTCACCCTGACGACGCCCCGGCTGGTCCTCAGGCCCGTGGCAGATCAGGACTTCCCCGCGGCTGTGGCGGCAGCAAAGAGTGGAATCCATGAGCCCGGGAAAAGTCCGTTCAGCACGCCCTGGGCGGAGGCGCCGGCCGAGGAGCTGGGACCGAATATGGCCAGGTGGCACTGGCGCAGCCGCGCGGAGTCAACGCCGGAATCGTGGAGCCTGATCCTGGGCATCTGGCACGACGGCGGACTGGTGGGCTGCCAGGACATCGGCGCCAAGGATTTCGGCACCCTGAAAACGGTCTCGACGGGCTCCTGGCTCAAAAGGTCCGTCCAGGGCCGGGGGCTCGGCAAGGAGATGCGCGCCGCCGTCGTTCTTTATGCCTTTGACTGGCTCAAAGCGGAGGTGGCCGAATCAGAAGCCGCAGACTGGAACGCCGCATCCCTTGGCGTCTCCCATTCGCTGGGCTATGAGCTCAACGGCGTTACGCGGACGGCCTGGGGCGACAAGGTGGAAGACGTCCAAAAGATCCGCGTCACCCCTGAAACCTTCAACCGCCCCGACTGGACCCTCAAAGTAGAAGGCCACGACCCCGTAGCCAAATTCCTCGACATCAGTTAG
- a CDS encoding thioredoxin domain-containing protein: MRDAHNADAGRAPGEFPGGHIRQNLLEREPSAYLRQHAGNPVHWRPFGDEAFAEAAARDVPVFLSIGYAACHWCHVMAHESFEDQETADYLNEHFVAVKVDREERPDVDSVYMAATQAISGEGGWPMSVFLTADGRAFHAGTYFPPRPMPGRPSFRQVLEAVWEAWQERRDAVEQNAQTLAQSMGEAQLTAAVRLEGTPPLVDSLLLPGAVESLARTEDQHDGGFGAAPKFPPSAVLEFLLRHAAVPHDAVQSDPARSEGAQSKAAQPDPDPSGPGPSDTAHSDTADAAGSMAGRTLAAMARSALFDQLDGGFARYSVTRDWSVPHFEKMLYDNAQLLRVYVHWIRLGGNEDFPAGEAAEVAARTAEWMLDSLGLPDAGSAEGAGAQEPRVAALASSLDADSVVDGEHHEGATYLWTINALQDVLGPDAGAAVAQLMNVGPEGTVSEFGSPLHPARALTATEAKLWDQARPALLAARRLRPQPARDEKIVAGWNGLAVAALAEAGAVLDRRDFVSAAESIAAYLERVHWQPSPPAPISGQEDPAHVPPLLMRVSHAGTARGIGGLLGDYAFCAEGMFALYAVSGQPYWYGFAEQLVQAACSRFVVSGRLVDTSEGAAQVSSAQGGQSGLEPYDGATPSGASAFAGVLLSYAALSGSAEHRAMAGHILSLLPPLAVRAPGAVGWLLATAQAALAGPVEAAVVGPDSPERTALHRELLNSPSPGLVIAVGDDGGGPASPSGTPSGDVQVPLLAGRAGGPGGTPLVYLCRNMVCEMPVSSVAELRRRLAAMTVPGPGGVL; encoded by the coding sequence ATGCGGGACGCTCACAACGCTGACGCCGGACGCGCACCCGGCGAATTCCCAGGCGGTCACATCAGGCAGAACCTGCTGGAGCGGGAGCCGTCCGCCTATCTGCGCCAGCATGCTGGAAACCCCGTGCATTGGCGTCCGTTTGGTGATGAGGCCTTTGCCGAGGCTGCAGCCCGGGATGTCCCCGTATTCCTTTCGATCGGCTATGCAGCCTGCCACTGGTGCCACGTTATGGCCCACGAGTCCTTTGAGGACCAGGAGACTGCGGACTACCTGAATGAGCACTTCGTGGCGGTCAAAGTGGACCGGGAAGAGCGTCCGGACGTGGACTCCGTCTACATGGCGGCCACCCAGGCTATCAGCGGCGAGGGCGGCTGGCCCATGTCGGTCTTCCTCACCGCGGACGGCCGTGCATTCCACGCAGGCACATATTTCCCGCCCCGTCCCATGCCTGGCCGGCCCTCCTTCCGCCAGGTCCTGGAAGCCGTTTGGGAGGCATGGCAGGAACGGCGCGACGCAGTGGAGCAGAACGCCCAAACACTGGCGCAAAGCATGGGCGAGGCGCAGCTGACTGCAGCGGTGCGTTTGGAGGGCACTCCGCCGCTTGTTGATTCCCTGCTACTGCCAGGCGCCGTGGAATCGCTGGCACGGACTGAAGACCAGCACGACGGCGGATTCGGCGCCGCGCCCAAGTTCCCGCCGTCGGCGGTGCTGGAGTTCCTCCTCCGGCATGCTGCCGTCCCCCATGATGCCGTCCAGTCTGATCCGGCCCGATCCGAAGGGGCCCAATCCAAAGCGGCCCAACCTGATCCCGATCCGTCCGGTCCGGGCCCTTCCGATACTGCCCATTCCGATACCGCTGATGCCGCCGGGAGTATGGCAGGCAGGACACTGGCCGCCATGGCACGTTCGGCCCTGTTCGACCAGCTGGACGGCGGTTTTGCCAGGTATTCGGTCACCAGGGACTGGTCCGTCCCTCACTTTGAGAAGATGCTTTACGACAATGCCCAGCTGCTGCGCGTCTACGTGCACTGGATCCGGCTTGGCGGAAACGAGGATTTTCCGGCCGGCGAGGCGGCGGAAGTGGCCGCCCGCACCGCAGAGTGGATGCTGGACTCCCTGGGCCTGCCGGACGCCGGTTCGGCGGAAGGAGCGGGAGCGCAGGAACCGCGTGTCGCCGCGCTGGCATCTTCGCTTGACGCCGATTCAGTGGTGGACGGCGAACACCATGAAGGGGCAACCTACCTCTGGACCATCAACGCGCTCCAGGACGTGCTCGGCCCGGACGCAGGCGCGGCTGTGGCGCAGCTGATGAACGTGGGACCGGAAGGCACTGTCTCGGAGTTCGGCTCGCCCCTCCACCCTGCCCGGGCTTTAACCGCGACTGAGGCGAAGCTGTGGGACCAGGCCCGGCCCGCGCTCCTGGCCGCCCGCCGGCTCCGCCCCCAGCCCGCGCGCGATGAAAAAATTGTGGCCGGCTGGAACGGGTTGGCTGTTGCCGCGCTGGCCGAAGCGGGCGCGGTGCTTGACCGAAGGGACTTTGTGTCCGCGGCCGAATCCATCGCTGCATACCTGGAGCGCGTCCACTGGCAGCCCAGCCCGCCCGCACCAATAAGCGGCCAGGAAGATCCTGCGCACGTTCCACCGCTGCTGATGCGGGTTTCGCATGCCGGGACAGCCCGCGGGATCGGCGGACTCCTTGGGGACTATGCCTTCTGTGCCGAGGGTATGTTCGCGCTGTACGCCGTCAGCGGCCAGCCCTACTGGTACGGGTTCGCCGAACAATTGGTTCAGGCCGCGTGCAGCCGTTTTGTCGTCTCCGGCCGGCTGGTGGATACCTCCGAGGGGGCGGCGCAGGTCAGTTCAGCACAGGGAGGCCAGTCGGGGCTCGAGCCCTATGACGGGGCTACCCCGAGCGGTGCATCAGCCTTCGCCGGAGTCCTCCTCAGCTACGCTGCCCTCTCCGGATCTGCCGAACACCGGGCCATGGCCGGACACATTCTGTCCCTCCTGCCGCCCCTTGCGGTCCGGGCGCCGGGCGCCGTCGGTTGGCTGCTGGCCACCGCCCAGGCGGCGCTGGCGGGACCGGTGGAGGCCGCCGTCGTCGGGCCTGACAGTCCTGAAAGGACTGCGCTGCACCGTGAACTGCTCAACTCTCCAAGTCCGGGGCTGGTGATCGCGGTGGGGGACGACGGCGGTGGGCCGGCGAGTCCGTCCGGTACGCCTTCAGGGGACGTGCAGGTGCCCCTGCTCGCTGGCAGGGCCGGTGGGCCCGGCGGCACCCCTCTGGTCTACCTGTGCCGGAACATGGTCTGTGAGATGCCGGTCAGCAGTGTGGCAGAGCTTCGGCGACGACTGGCGGCGATGACGGTTCCAGGCCCCGGCGGGGTGCTGTAA
- a CDS encoding NUDIX hydrolase, whose translation MPAPDYILKLRKKIGNDPLWVPGVRGVVVDGQDRILLAQRVDNGQWALISGMLEPGEHPARGLVREIFEETAVVVEPERVVSVGAVGPFTYPNGDVCEFLDVVFRCRYVSGTARINDDESLAVGWFGIDELPELMPGHLTSIHRALAPVEAAHFEP comes from the coding sequence ATGCCAGCACCTGACTACATCCTCAAACTTCGCAAGAAAATCGGCAATGACCCATTGTGGGTTCCTGGCGTCCGGGGAGTGGTGGTCGATGGCCAGGACCGCATCCTGCTGGCCCAGCGGGTTGATAACGGCCAGTGGGCCCTCATCTCGGGAATGCTCGAGCCCGGCGAGCACCCGGCCCGCGGACTGGTGCGTGAGATCTTCGAGGAAACGGCTGTGGTGGTGGAGCCGGAGCGGGTGGTTTCCGTCGGTGCCGTGGGACCGTTCACCTACCCCAACGGGGATGTCTGTGAATTCCTGGACGTGGTGTTCCGCTGCCGCTATGTGTCCGGCACTGCGCGGATCAACGACGACGAGTCGCTGGCCGTGGGCTGGTTCGGAATCGACGAGCTGCCGGAACTGATGCCAGGCCACCTGACCAGCATCCACCGCGCCCTCGCTCCGGTTGAAGCCGCGCACTTCGAACCCTGA
- the trhA gene encoding PAQR family membrane homeostasis protein TrhA, producing MDDAAVRLAELLMIKPKWRGWIHTVTAPLALIAGVVLVALAPTADRKITSAIYAATGVLLFGISAVYHRGNWTPGVKMVLKRLDHTNIMLVIAGSYTPLAWSLLDRPKAILLLWVIWSGAILGVLFRLLWTNAPRWLYVPIYIALGCGSLFYLPEFFAASVPAAVLICAGGVLYIAGAIFYALKKPNFSYRHFGFHELFHALTVLAFGAHFTAIAIAVLS from the coding sequence ATGGATGATGCCGCGGTCCGCCTTGCAGAACTCCTGATGATCAAGCCCAAATGGCGCGGCTGGATCCATACTGTTACGGCGCCGCTGGCGCTAATCGCGGGCGTTGTCCTGGTGGCGCTGGCCCCCACAGCAGACCGAAAAATCACCTCAGCGATCTACGCTGCCACGGGCGTCCTGCTCTTCGGGATCAGCGCGGTGTATCACCGGGGCAACTGGACTCCCGGTGTGAAGATGGTGCTGAAGCGGCTGGACCACACCAACATCATGCTGGTCATCGCCGGAAGCTACACGCCCCTTGCCTGGTCATTGCTGGACCGGCCCAAAGCCATCCTGTTGCTCTGGGTCATTTGGTCTGGAGCCATCCTGGGAGTCCTGTTCCGGCTCCTGTGGACGAACGCGCCCCGGTGGCTGTACGTACCCATCTACATCGCGCTGGGCTGCGGGTCCCTCTTCTACCTTCCGGAGTTCTTTGCTGCCAGTGTCCCGGCTGCTGTTCTCATCTGCGCGGGAGGGGTCCTGTACATCGCCGGCGCCATCTTCTACGCCCTCAAGAAGCCCAACTTCAGCTACCGGCACTTCGGTTTCCACGAACTCTTCCACGCCCTCACGGTCCTTGCCTTCGGAGCGCACTTCACCGCCATCGCCATCGCGGTGCTCAGCTGA